One segment of Rhodopirellula baltica SH 1 DNA contains the following:
- the dnaB gene encoding replicative DNA helicase, with protein MIADNKFDGPHRGKKKKEVSTIEILARQQPFDREAEMGVIGSVLLMPDICDEIASLKADDFYDEANQIIYRHLRDMFDSGEKIDITLLVSRMRTAGDFEKVGGAAYLAQLGGSVANAAHAAFYGEIVREKAMFRRLIESGTEILRDAYEQNSTAKELCAQAEQKVFAIMEGRSGNSVWAISDVLHQAMDRMEARMRDDYVEGGAETGLTDFDQMTGGLHHGELIILAARPSMGKTALAMNIAEHCAIVQREPVLFVSLEMSAIELADRMLCSLARVNGHRLRNGTISSDDRDRLVSKANDISQAPLFVDDSPSRTVSEIAAAARRIKRKEDGLGLIVIDYLQLIEPDNSRDPRQEQVAKIARRLKGMARELEVPLLCLSQLNRQAEDGKDHRPKLSHLRESGAIEQDADVVMFVHREEYYHRGEDKAQFAGQAEIIIAKQRNGPVGDVELTWEGDFTRFSNRAAEHHSEFDDYREFTSPGGF; from the coding sequence ATGATCGCAGATAACAAATTCGACGGACCTCATCGCGGCAAAAAGAAAAAGGAAGTCTCGACCATCGAGATTCTGGCGCGGCAGCAACCGTTCGATCGCGAAGCGGAAATGGGCGTGATCGGTTCCGTGTTGCTGATGCCCGATATCTGCGACGAGATCGCGTCGTTGAAGGCGGATGACTTCTACGATGAAGCCAACCAAATCATTTATCGCCACCTTCGAGACATGTTTGACTCGGGGGAAAAGATCGACATCACGTTGCTGGTGTCGCGAATGCGTACGGCAGGCGATTTTGAAAAAGTCGGCGGTGCTGCGTATCTGGCTCAGCTCGGTGGCAGCGTTGCCAATGCGGCCCACGCGGCTTTCTATGGCGAGATCGTTCGCGAGAAGGCGATGTTCCGTCGTTTGATCGAATCCGGTACCGAGATTCTGCGCGACGCCTACGAACAAAACAGTACCGCGAAGGAACTGTGCGCCCAAGCGGAACAAAAGGTCTTCGCGATCATGGAAGGCCGGTCGGGCAACTCCGTGTGGGCGATCAGCGACGTGCTGCATCAAGCGATGGATCGCATGGAAGCGCGGATGCGAGACGACTATGTCGAGGGTGGTGCCGAAACGGGATTGACCGACTTTGACCAAATGACCGGTGGTTTGCACCACGGTGAGCTGATCATTTTGGCGGCTCGTCCTTCGATGGGCAAAACGGCACTGGCCATGAACATCGCCGAACATTGTGCGATCGTTCAACGTGAGCCGGTCTTGTTCGTCAGTTTGGAAATGTCAGCCATCGAATTGGCTGACCGGATGCTCTGCAGTTTGGCTCGCGTGAACGGTCACCGTTTGCGAAACGGGACGATCAGTTCCGACGACCGCGACCGTTTGGTTTCCAAGGCCAACGACATCAGCCAAGCCCCGCTGTTTGTGGATGATTCGCCCAGTCGAACGGTCAGTGAAATTGCCGCAGCGGCACGTCGGATCAAGCGAAAAGAAGACGGGTTGGGTTTGATCGTGATTGACTACTTGCAGCTCATCGAACCGGACAACTCTCGCGACCCTCGACAGGAGCAGGTTGCAAAGATCGCTCGTCGTTTGAAAGGGATGGCACGGGAATTGGAAGTGCCACTGTTGTGTTTGTCACAGCTCAACCGGCAAGCGGAAGACGGAAAGGATCACCGACCGAAGCTGTCTCACCTTCGTGAGTCGGGTGCTATTGAGCAGGATGCCGACGTTGTGATGTTTGTTCACCGTGAGGAGTACTATCACCGTGGTGAGGACAAGGCTCAGTTCGCAGGGCAAGCCGAAATCATCATCGCGAAACAACGGAACGGTCCGGTCGGCGATGTTGAGTTGACTTGGGAAGGTGACTTCACACGATTCAGCAACCGCGCCGCCGAACATCACAGCGAGTTCGACGACTACCGCGAATTCACCAGCCCCGGCGGATTCTGA
- a CDS encoding DUF4153 domain-containing protein, protein MSGNLNPPIDPSSDATAPIATKDHGIPIRLATREITAALVWTFAADVLIFRLATYLSVAIFLVLTPILFRYAATNRPHGRSLAVCGILSALVALRLLWQGSPLAIGSALLLIVAMSMAASGVVPFVLEGFLRFGRSLVDGANRISRYRLTHQAINQVRNHHRLASILLPLVAVLAFGGIFVMANPDLVSWVGTQVRYAWKITFNWLSNFSVWEIPFCVLALTIGMGLMRPLRPFLRFGSNTEDELIAASAESGLYSAYRNTLIAVTSLFAAYLCFEFWTLWRRDFPEGFYYAGYAHQGAAWLTIALGLATVSLSVIFGRSLLSDPRMPQVRRWAWIWSAENLLLALAVYNRLMIYIGYNGMTQLRMVGLFGITAVVIGFALVVYKIAKTKNFWWLLRSQMLALTIVVIAYSVTPVDYLAHRYNVSRVNAGYSAPSVMLAVKPISDEGLLSTFHLINHSDPIIRDGVQARLAIREAELSAKGTIHWSELQGASRLLASRLADHPELSTHFANPGERQTALLRFKSYAMQWY, encoded by the coding sequence ATGTCCGGCAACCTGAATCCTCCGATTGATCCGTCTTCCGATGCAACCGCCCCCATTGCGACGAAAGACCATGGGATCCCAATTCGGCTGGCAACCCGCGAAATCACGGCGGCCTTGGTTTGGACTTTTGCCGCGGACGTGCTGATCTTCCGCCTCGCCACCTACCTCTCCGTGGCGATTTTCCTGGTTCTCACCCCAATCCTGTTCCGGTACGCGGCAACCAACCGACCTCATGGTCGGTCTCTCGCGGTTTGCGGCATCCTGTCGGCTCTCGTTGCGTTGCGATTGCTTTGGCAAGGCTCTCCACTTGCGATTGGCTCCGCCCTCTTGTTGATCGTAGCAATGTCGATGGCCGCCAGTGGAGTTGTCCCTTTCGTGCTAGAAGGCTTCCTCAGGTTTGGACGCAGCTTGGTCGACGGAGCCAACCGAATCTCTCGCTACCGCCTGACTCACCAGGCGATCAATCAGGTCCGCAACCACCACCGCCTCGCATCGATTCTGTTGCCTCTCGTCGCGGTCTTGGCATTTGGCGGAATCTTCGTGATGGCCAATCCCGACTTGGTTTCCTGGGTTGGTACTCAGGTTCGCTACGCCTGGAAGATCACCTTCAACTGGCTCAGCAACTTCTCAGTCTGGGAAATCCCGTTTTGTGTTTTGGCACTGACCATCGGCATGGGATTGATGCGTCCCCTTCGTCCGTTTCTTCGATTCGGGAGCAACACGGAAGACGAATTGATTGCCGCATCAGCCGAGTCGGGTCTCTACTCAGCGTATCGAAACACGCTGATTGCGGTGACCAGTCTTTTCGCTGCTTACCTTTGCTTCGAATTCTGGACACTGTGGCGACGTGATTTCCCAGAAGGGTTCTACTACGCCGGCTACGCTCATCAAGGCGCGGCGTGGTTGACTATCGCTTTGGGTTTGGCAACGGTTTCGTTGTCCGTCATTTTCGGACGCAGTCTCTTGTCCGACCCTCGCATGCCGCAAGTCCGAAGATGGGCATGGATTTGGTCTGCAGAAAACCTGTTGCTCGCGTTGGCAGTTTACAACCGGTTGATGATCTACATCGGCTACAACGGCATGACACAACTTCGGATGGTCGGCTTGTTCGGAATCACCGCCGTCGTCATCGGATTCGCCTTGGTTGTTTATAAGATCGCCAAAACCAAGAACTTCTGGTGGCTGCTCCGATCTCAAATGCTGGCGTTGACCATCGTTGTGATCGCATACAGCGTCACGCCGGTCGATTATCTCGCTCATCGATACAACGTCTCACGAGTCAATGCGGGATACTCGGCACCCTCGGTGATGCTGGCCGTCAAACCGATCAGCGATGAAGGGTTGTTGTCGACCTTCCACCTGATCAATCACTCAGACCCGATCATTCGCGACGGTGTCCAAGCCCGACTGGCGATTCGCGAGGCGGAACTGTCCGCGAAGGGAACCATTCATTGGAGCGAACTTCAGGGAGCGTCAAGATTGCTCGCCTCCCGATTGGCCGATCATCCCGAGCTTTCCACTCATTTCGCAAATCCAGGTGAACGCCAAACGGCTCTCCTACGTTTTAAATCCTACGCCATGCAGTGGTATTGA
- a CDS encoding DUF2314 domain-containing protein, with protein sequence MSSQASPVFQTPGNDSEMKEAAAKARKTFRYFWREMSWEHRRIVPALELAAVKATFTDPPELRSKDPDALECEHMWLMDVDFDGRKIEGTLINSPTSLQSVHEGDRVRIPGRQLCDWMYVMLGEVYGGFTVDLMRSRMGNAERKQHDQAWGFEFGDVGIVNLVPPDFIGDTTTKKKGLFARFSHPEVKPQDYAKVAENEHPMSVNMRESLDETLTENAELVNEADDKGYTFLHQLALAGSLDGVDICLKHGADPNGVAANGMTPYTLAKCLGWKRVMARLQEVGATG encoded by the coding sequence ATGTCATCACAAGCATCTCCTGTTTTCCAAACACCTGGAAATGATTCCGAGATGAAGGAAGCGGCGGCCAAGGCTCGCAAGACTTTTCGCTATTTTTGGCGTGAGATGTCCTGGGAGCATCGTCGGATCGTGCCTGCTTTGGAATTGGCGGCGGTGAAGGCGACCTTTACCGATCCACCGGAATTGCGGTCGAAGGATCCTGATGCACTGGAATGCGAACACATGTGGTTGATGGACGTCGATTTTGATGGCCGCAAGATTGAAGGCACATTGATCAATTCACCGACCTCGTTGCAATCGGTCCACGAAGGCGATCGCGTCAGGATTCCCGGTCGCCAACTGTGCGACTGGATGTATGTGATGTTGGGCGAGGTGTATGGCGGATTCACCGTCGATCTGATGCGTTCACGAATGGGCAACGCTGAACGCAAGCAACATGATCAAGCGTGGGGATTTGAATTTGGTGACGTCGGGATAGTGAATTTGGTTCCACCTGACTTCATTGGTGATACCACGACCAAAAAGAAAGGGTTGTTTGCTCGTTTCAGTCATCCTGAAGTGAAGCCTCAAGACTACGCGAAGGTTGCTGAGAACGAGCATCCCATGTCAGTCAATATGCGTGAGTCGCTCGATGAGACGTTGACTGAAAACGCGGAACTCGTGAATGAGGCCGATGACAAAGGCTATACCTTCCTTCATCAGCTCGCATTGGCAGGATCGTTGGATGGAGTGGATATTTGTTTGAAGCATGGTGCGGATCCGAACGGCGTCGCTGCGAACGGAATGACGCCGTATACTTTGGCGAAGTGCCTGGGTTGGAAACGCGTGATGGCACGGTTGCAAGAGGTGGGTGCAACGGGCTGA
- a CDS encoding DnaA/Hda family protein has translation MSSTQGSIETQEAIERFAEALHQRIGADRYRLWFTHGVGFDLEVGESPDDGKPTVVVVIRTSGPFAAQRMGNSFATELRAAAMIACGERARYRIDVEEAAQPEPKKRTRAAKVAAEKKATTKSGARRSSTRQTSTRATAGRQSGGRQSSGRRGSANSLASLLAQSTATGSDQSGGSRGGKGRSRGRVEHDPIAASELPTDERFDDEEIEDEEVAVSTPRSSKSKLPPLPESQPTGGRTLDSFITGPCNEFAFSAAMMAVATPSVATPLFLHGPTGTGKSHLLAALANEFRTRRRMRRVVLLTAEQFTNDFVVSVGSTGLPAFRRRYRDVDALLIDDVHFLAAKTATLREALYTVETLASAGKPLVFSANLPPSDIRGLTGEVAGRMASGLVCPLAALDQETRFKLLQRMVATRCVLGCDNTLLEEVSELIGGDARAAGGIANLIGMLQRMFRREPTIDEIRRYGGDLLRSTQVAPTLRSIEKAVCETFGLEGDGLRGKAQTRRVSEPRTLAMYLARQHTGSAFTEIAKHFGRRSHSNAISAISKVETWLSSGKPIGAGDGAMSAQDAIARVESRLRVG, from the coding sequence ATGTCGTCGACGCAAGGTAGCATCGAGACGCAGGAAGCCATTGAGCGGTTCGCCGAGGCTTTGCATCAACGCATCGGCGCTGACCGATACCGGTTGTGGTTCACCCATGGGGTTGGCTTCGACTTGGAGGTCGGCGAGTCACCCGATGATGGCAAGCCAACCGTTGTGGTGGTCATCCGCACCAGCGGTCCATTCGCGGCACAGCGAATGGGCAACAGCTTCGCAACCGAACTGCGCGCCGCGGCAATGATCGCTTGTGGTGAGCGTGCTCGTTATCGCATCGACGTGGAAGAAGCAGCGCAACCGGAACCCAAGAAACGAACTCGCGCCGCGAAAGTTGCTGCCGAAAAGAAAGCGACCACCAAAAGCGGCGCTCGTCGATCTAGCACCCGGCAAACCAGCACTCGTGCAACCGCGGGCCGGCAATCCGGTGGGCGACAATCGAGCGGCCGCCGCGGATCGGCAAACAGTTTGGCCAGCTTGCTCGCTCAATCGACCGCAACAGGCAGCGACCAGTCCGGTGGATCTCGCGGTGGAAAAGGTCGTTCACGCGGTCGTGTGGAACACGATCCAATCGCGGCGTCGGAATTGCCGACCGATGAACGCTTTGATGACGAAGAGATAGAAGACGAAGAAGTCGCCGTCTCCACACCTCGATCGTCGAAGTCCAAACTTCCACCGCTTCCCGAATCACAACCGACCGGCGGCCGAACGCTCGACAGCTTTATCACCGGTCCCTGCAACGAGTTCGCGTTCTCCGCCGCCATGATGGCGGTCGCGACACCGTCCGTTGCCACGCCACTCTTCTTGCACGGTCCAACTGGGACGGGCAAGTCTCACCTGCTGGCCGCATTGGCGAATGAGTTTCGCACTCGCCGCCGCATGCGCCGCGTCGTTTTGCTGACCGCGGAACAATTCACCAATGACTTTGTCGTCTCGGTGGGCTCGACCGGATTGCCCGCCTTCCGACGTCGTTATCGTGACGTGGATGCACTGCTGATTGATGACGTTCACTTCTTGGCGGCCAAAACGGCGACCTTGCGAGAAGCGTTGTACACCGTCGAAACCTTGGCATCAGCCGGCAAACCGTTGGTGTTTTCAGCCAACTTGCCACCCAGCGATATTCGCGGATTGACCGGCGAAGTGGCTGGCCGCATGGCATCGGGGCTGGTTTGCCCCTTGGCGGCACTTGATCAAGAAACACGCTTCAAGCTTCTTCAGCGGATGGTGGCGACCCGCTGTGTGCTGGGGTGTGACAACACGTTGCTGGAAGAAGTTAGCGAATTGATCGGCGGCGACGCTCGTGCCGCTGGCGGAATCGCAAACCTGATTGGCATGCTCCAGCGGATGTTCCGCCGCGAACCCACGATCGACGAAATTCGTCGTTACGGTGGCGATTTGCTGCGAAGTACCCAGGTGGCACCAACTCTTCGAAGCATCGAAAAAGCCGTTTGCGAAACATTCGGACTTGAAGGCGACGGGCTCCGCGGCAAAGCTCAAACCAGACGGGTTAGCGAACCTCGCACCCTCGCGATGTATTTGGCGAGACAACACACCGGCAGTGCGTTCACGGAAATTGCCAAGCATTTTGGTCGACGCAGCCACTCCAACGCGATCTCCGCAATCAGTAAAGTGGAGACTTGGTTGTCCAGTGGCAAACCCATCGGTGCTGGAGACGGTGCCATGTCGGCGCAAGACGCCATCGCTCGCGTGGAATCACGTTTGCGAGTTGGCTGA
- a CDS encoding HD domain-containing phosphohydrolase gives MIAKPSLTRFQPGNQSDAVIPQHFFASEAYAVCKTEYVPMTANKILLVDDQPRTLEVFRLSVENDFDIELVDSAAKAWQLLNSTSDFAVVISDMHMPVVDGVQFLTTVRNRFPTITRIIMTADSDQEIAAKAVNDGQVFRFLQKPFSTAELRNVLQSGLEHHALVASEKNLLEETLRGSINLLVDLLADVKPLAFGRSRRAKKLVSMVCRKLEIEHSWEIKVSAMLSQIGCISVPDRILEAIHSGETLKAVDQMEFNQHAKFGESLIEKIPQMKSISRLVGWQHKRFDELRVLASSERELISASILAACLEFDRLVQMNTTAEDAIDEMRQDRKRFDIKVVDALATVVLGTKTTAQLTAWDLRVGMTLDSDVIDTRGSLLVPRGQVITEIMLKRLQCRAASIKDPITVVLSTVDSMMESETDIPTEQPIC, from the coding sequence ATGATTGCCAAACCGTCTCTGACGCGTTTCCAACCGGGCAATCAAAGCGATGCCGTGATTCCTCAGCACTTCTTCGCGTCGGAAGCTTATGCCGTTTGCAAGACAGAGTACGTACCGATGACTGCTAACAAAATCCTATTGGTTGATGATCAACCCAGAACGCTGGAAGTGTTTCGACTCAGCGTTGAAAATGACTTTGACATCGAACTCGTGGACAGCGCTGCGAAGGCGTGGCAACTCTTGAACTCCACGTCTGATTTTGCCGTTGTGATTTCTGATATGCACATGCCAGTCGTCGATGGAGTGCAATTTCTAACGACGGTAAGAAATCGCTTTCCCACCATCACGCGGATCATCATGACGGCTGACTCCGACCAAGAGATCGCGGCCAAAGCGGTCAACGACGGACAAGTCTTTCGATTTCTACAAAAGCCATTTTCCACCGCGGAATTGCGGAACGTCCTGCAATCCGGGCTCGAACACCACGCCCTGGTCGCATCGGAAAAGAACCTTCTCGAAGAAACGCTCCGCGGAAGTATTAACCTGCTGGTTGACTTGCTCGCCGACGTGAAGCCGCTCGCATTCGGACGCTCTCGCAGAGCCAAAAAGCTGGTCTCGATGGTCTGTCGCAAACTCGAGATCGAACATTCCTGGGAGATCAAAGTCAGTGCGATGCTTTCTCAGATTGGTTGCATCTCCGTTCCGGACAGAATCTTGGAAGCCATTCATTCGGGCGAAACGCTGAAGGCCGTGGACCAAATGGAGTTCAACCAGCACGCCAAATTTGGGGAGTCATTGATAGAAAAAATCCCACAAATGAAATCGATCAGTCGGCTGGTTGGTTGGCAGCACAAACGGTTCGACGAATTGCGAGTGCTCGCTAGTTCGGAACGCGAATTGATCAGTGCTTCCATTCTTGCTGCTTGTCTGGAGTTCGATCGTCTGGTTCAAATGAACACCACCGCCGAAGATGCGATTGACGAGATGCGACAAGACCGCAAACGCTTCGACATCAAAGTCGTCGATGCACTCGCAACGGTTGTGTTAGGTACCAAGACAACGGCCCAGCTCACCGCATGGGACCTTCGCGTTGGCATGACATTGGACAGCGATGTGATCGATACGCGAGGCTCTCTCTTGGTCCCGCGAGGACAGGTCATCACAGAAATCATGCTGAAGCGACTCCAGTGCCGCGCCGCCAGCATCAAAGATCCCATCACAGTCGTTTTGTCGACGGTGGACTCGATGATGGAATCGGAAACGGACATACCCACCGAACAACCCATCTGTTAA
- a CDS encoding DUF11 domain-containing protein gives MTSVVSNPTFQLSKRCVMTSFGRSLFFAAAAVCSASLLSSVHAQSSLSTGDGLLKVTSQMPEEVRLGESFNYTVEVSNISDQVTLHRVKLAQKKAEGLTIESVSQQGEKANEKQSQSEAEEKNRGSKNQMMIQTLKPGESRTFDVQAVADQEGEIRSCLEVVSYKPAICLTSEAVKPQLELTKVAPKKANRCDVIKMEYTLKNGGSGDVGPITIKDSLGDGLATIEGNNELKFDIDGLDAGETRKFIARVYASKSGEFGSRAEAKATESDLSSRSKKTQTKVVSADLIAMVEGPNRLYGNDLAHFTATITNQGNAPAEDVRVNLMWPEAANLADVSEPQMKSNQSSKQGDSKKQSEGQPTPAKSEQDSASNQSDSGNGNEQSKQTDSPKMAEKTLTIDTLKPGQSATIDYAIRTGELDEIPTKVKATSVCTVDVAEDEADATTRATATAMTRAQVVRLPALQLTVVDDEDPVNNGSEVTYTIKVWNEGDAIDNNVRLTAELPDGLKFVSADGPTELKEEGQSIQFAPIKKMQPGDEVTYTVKAEGDGEGSVRLTTQLASQSLSSKITAEEPTRIFKR, from the coding sequence GTGACAAGCGTTGTTTCCAATCCGACTTTCCAACTTAGCAAGAGGTGCGTCATGACTTCATTCGGAAGAAGTCTCTTCTTCGCAGCAGCCGCCGTATGTTCCGCGTCGTTGCTCTCGTCCGTCCATGCCCAATCGTCTTTGTCGACAGGCGATGGGCTATTGAAGGTTACCAGTCAGATGCCGGAGGAGGTTCGGCTCGGCGAAAGTTTTAACTACACCGTTGAGGTTTCCAATATTTCTGACCAAGTCACTTTGCATCGGGTGAAGTTGGCTCAGAAGAAGGCTGAGGGATTGACGATCGAATCGGTTTCTCAGCAAGGCGAGAAGGCGAACGAGAAGCAATCTCAGTCTGAAGCGGAAGAGAAAAATCGTGGCAGCAAGAATCAAATGATGATTCAGACTTTGAAGCCCGGAGAATCTCGCACGTTTGATGTGCAAGCGGTCGCTGATCAGGAAGGTGAGATTCGCAGTTGCTTGGAAGTGGTCAGCTACAAACCGGCGATCTGCCTGACCAGCGAGGCGGTCAAACCTCAGCTGGAATTGACCAAAGTCGCGCCGAAGAAAGCCAATCGATGCGATGTCATCAAGATGGAGTACACGCTGAAAAACGGCGGGAGCGGCGACGTTGGTCCGATCACGATCAAAGACTCTCTCGGTGATGGGTTGGCCACGATTGAAGGCAACAACGAGTTGAAATTCGACATCGATGGACTCGACGCAGGAGAGACTCGCAAATTCATCGCTCGCGTGTATGCCTCGAAGAGCGGCGAATTTGGTAGCCGTGCGGAAGCCAAAGCGACCGAGAGTGATTTGAGCTCTCGTAGCAAGAAGACTCAAACAAAAGTAGTTTCTGCTGATTTGATCGCAATGGTTGAGGGCCCCAATCGTTTGTACGGCAATGACTTGGCGCATTTCACCGCGACGATCACGAACCAAGGCAACGCACCAGCCGAAGATGTTCGAGTGAATTTGATGTGGCCGGAAGCTGCGAACTTGGCGGATGTGAGTGAGCCGCAGATGAAATCGAACCAGTCGTCTAAGCAGGGTGATTCGAAAAAACAATCCGAAGGTCAGCCCACACCGGCGAAGTCGGAACAAGACTCGGCGTCGAACCAATCTGATAGCGGCAATGGCAACGAGCAGTCAAAGCAAACCGATTCGCCCAAGATGGCGGAGAAAACCCTGACGATTGATACGTTGAAACCCGGTCAAAGTGCAACGATTGATTATGCGATTCGCACGGGCGAGTTGGATGAAATTCCAACGAAGGTAAAGGCCACTAGCGTTTGCACGGTCGACGTCGCCGAGGATGAAGCGGATGCAACGACTCGAGCCACCGCAACGGCGATGACTCGTGCGCAAGTGGTCCGCCTTCCCGCGTTGCAATTGACGGTCGTCGATGACGAAGATCCGGTGAACAACGGTAGCGAAGTGACCTACACCATCAAAGTTTGGAACGAAGGGGATGCGATCGACAACAATGTTCGTCTGACCGCTGAGCTGCCAGACGGGTTGAAGTTCGTGTCTGCTGATGGACCAACGGAGTTGAAGGAAGAAGGCCAATCGATCCAGTTTGCTCCCATCAAAAAGATGCAACCGGGTGACGAGGTGACCTACACCGTCAAAGCGGAAGGTGACGGAGAAGGCTCGGTACGATTGACCACGCAATTGGCCAGCCAATCGCTTTCTTCGAAAATCACTGCGGAAGAACCAACTCGAATCTTCAAGCGGTGA
- a CDS encoding Maf family protein: MNDLPRAELPGSGSPNPESLILASGSPRRAQLLSAAGYEFSVQPASDSAECGICSRETAPEMVARLAYRKAADVVARIDDGLVLAADTVASCVGNILGKPHNRDHAEEMLRLLSGRNHDVFTGVCLWSRRDEKFVVDVVRTRLQMSDLTDQQLTEHLDSLRWDGKAGAFGYQDGNDWLKVIGNDSESNVVGLPMERLAELLENFEQNAEKITTPTIDSIESSDSSCS, encoded by the coding sequence ATGAACGACCTTCCACGAGCGGAATTGCCCGGCTCGGGATCGCCAAATCCGGAATCATTGATCCTGGCCAGCGGGTCCCCGCGACGCGCACAATTGCTGTCCGCGGCGGGATACGAATTCTCGGTTCAACCGGCTTCGGACTCTGCCGAGTGTGGGATCTGTAGCCGAGAGACCGCCCCCGAGATGGTGGCGCGGTTGGCGTATCGAAAAGCCGCTGACGTGGTCGCTCGGATCGACGATGGTTTGGTGCTGGCGGCTGACACAGTTGCCTCGTGCGTGGGAAACATCTTGGGCAAACCTCACAATCGCGATCACGCCGAAGAAATGCTGCGTTTACTCAGCGGACGCAATCACGATGTCTTCACCGGCGTCTGCCTTTGGTCGCGTCGTGACGAGAAGTTTGTTGTCGATGTGGTTCGAACTCGATTGCAAATGTCCGACCTGACGGACCAGCAACTGACCGAACACCTGGACAGTTTGCGTTGGGATGGCAAAGCAGGGGCTTTCGGCTATCAAGACGGAAACGACTGGTTAAAGGTCATTGGGAACGATAGTGAAAGCAACGTTGTCGGATTGCCGATGGAACGACTGGCGGAATTGCTGGAAAACTTTGAGCAAAACGCCGAAAAGATAACCACCCCGACGATTGATTCGATTGAATCATCCGATTCAAGCTGTTCCTAG
- a CDS encoding DUF1206 domain-containing protein, which produces MSADATSRFSWHGFQEARLPQVPSWVETLGRAGHIAKGVVYFIVGFLAFRVTIGAGGEVGGSRNAIREIGEQPYGKFLLGLVAIGLLGYTAWRWVQAIKDTEGAGTEAKGLVKRTGYAISGIAYLILGCYAGSLSLGFVGGASNGDSSKASFLLDSTPGRIVLGVAGAVTIGVGIYFVVKGYYAKFMTKYQLAEMGDTFRTTALHAGRIGLITRGIAFAIIGFFLAQSAWQGTANGEIAGMGDALSAIAGQMYGRILLGIVGFGLMAYAVHMFLLGCYRRFNVAN; this is translated from the coding sequence ATGTCCGCTGACGCCACTTCCCGTTTTTCTTGGCACGGTTTTCAAGAGGCACGTTTGCCGCAAGTTCCTTCTTGGGTGGAAACGCTTGGTCGTGCCGGGCACATTGCAAAGGGAGTGGTGTATTTCATCGTCGGGTTCCTCGCGTTTCGTGTCACCATTGGGGCCGGTGGTGAGGTCGGTGGGTCTCGCAATGCGATTCGCGAAATTGGCGAGCAACCCTACGGAAAATTCTTGTTGGGTTTGGTAGCGATTGGTTTGCTTGGCTACACCGCTTGGCGTTGGGTGCAAGCAATCAAAGACACCGAAGGTGCGGGGACGGAAGCGAAAGGTTTAGTGAAGCGAACCGGTTATGCAATCAGCGGCATCGCCTATCTGATACTGGGTTGCTATGCGGGATCGTTGTCGCTCGGGTTTGTCGGTGGGGCTTCAAACGGCGACTCATCCAAAGCATCTTTCCTGCTCGACAGCACGCCGGGACGGATTGTCCTGGGTGTTGCGGGCGCGGTCACGATCGGCGTCGGGATCTACTTCGTGGTGAAGGGCTACTACGCCAAGTTCATGACGAAGTATCAATTGGCCGAAATGGGAGACACGTTTCGGACGACGGCACTGCACGCAGGGCGAATAGGTCTTATCACTCGTGGAATCGCGTTCGCGATCATCGGATTCTTCCTGGCACAATCAGCTTGGCAGGGAACCGCAAACGGTGAAATCGCAGGCATGGGCGACGCTCTTTCCGCTATCGCGGGCCAGATGTACGGACGGATTCTATTGGGAATTGTGGGCTTTGGTTTGATGGCCTATGCGGTGCATATGTTTTTGCTGGGATGCTACCGAAGGTTCAACGTTGCCAACTGA